A genomic stretch from Myxocyprinus asiaticus isolate MX2 ecotype Aquarium Trade chromosome 24, UBuf_Myxa_2, whole genome shotgun sequence includes:
- the lsm1 gene encoding U6 snRNA-associated Sm-like protein LSm1, protein MNYMPGTASLIEDIDKKHLVLLRDGRTLIGILRSIDQFANLVLHQTVERIHVGKKFGDIPRGIFVVRGENVVLLGEVDLDKECDQILQRVSIEEILEEQRTEQQAKQESERLKLQAVKERGLSIPKADTLDDF, encoded by the exons ATGAATTACATGCCAGGGACTGCGAGCCTCATCGAGGATATTGATA AAAAACACCTTGTTCTACTTCGTGATGGGAGAACATTGATTGGGATCCTAAGAAGCATAGATCAGTTTG CTAATTTAGTTTTGCATCAAACGGTTGAACGGATCCATGTTGGTAAAAAATTTGGTGACATACCTCGTGGGATATTCGTTGTCAGAGGAGAAAATGTCGTCTTGCTTGGTGAAGTA GATCTGGATAAAGAATGTGATCAAATCCTCCAGAGAGTTTCCATTGAGGAAATTCTGGAGGAACAGCGGACAGAACAGCAAGCCAAGCAAGAGTCAGAGAGACTGAAGCTACAGGCAGTGAAAGAGCGAGGGTTGTCAATCCCTAAAGCTGACACATTAGATGATTTCTGA